A region of candidate division WOR-3 bacterium DNA encodes the following proteins:
- a CDS encoding T9SS type A sorting domain-containing protein, with the protein MADMGIKGQRAPPQPEPLFPSHNIAASKVVGSNKACITWVAVPASGYMQEPGFYCETRDGGDNWDVPVDIGFPPAFNPGSETLPSYSVSSLFPFYDRSDNLHIVGNVSPYVRDTNWVIPGQIWHWCTANPDTWNLIHVASPDSWLGNIPNNSVACCRPSLGQDDRGNLFVAWEEFSGVNVEPTTNRLRADIWYSYSTDNGVTWAAGTRITDGGDVTYRFPSILNPIGDTVMVEYLIDQVAGYFVQNAEGAATNNPVVVQKWENPDAVAEAPISTPPARMEITAGPNPVRGRTAMSYALPRSGDMSLVVYDATGRPVQTLASGSRPAGRYTATWDARDAAAGIYFCTLESGGSSTSRKLVRVD; encoded by the coding sequence GTGGCCGACATGGGAATCAAGGGTCAGCGTGCCCCGCCCCAACCCGAGCCGCTGTTCCCCTCCCACAACATCGCGGCATCAAAGGTCGTCGGGTCGAACAAGGCCTGCATTACCTGGGTCGCAGTCCCGGCCAGCGGCTACATGCAGGAACCGGGATTCTATTGCGAAACACGGGACGGCGGCGACAACTGGGACGTGCCGGTGGACATCGGGTTCCCGCCGGCCTTCAACCCGGGGTCGGAGACCCTGCCTTCCTACAGCGTCAGCTCGCTCTTCCCGTTCTACGACCGGTCCGACAACCTCCACATTGTCGGCAACGTCAGTCCGTATGTCCGCGACACCAACTGGGTCATACCCGGACAGATCTGGCACTGGTGCACGGCCAATCCCGATACCTGGAACCTGATTCACGTCGCATCACCGGACTCGTGGCTCGGGAACATTCCGAACAACTCCGTTGCCTGCTGTCGTCCGAGCCTTGGCCAGGACGACCGCGGCAACCTGTTCGTCGCCTGGGAGGAGTTCAGCGGGGTCAACGTCGAGCCGACCACGAATCGCCTCCGGGCCGACATCTGGTACTCATACTCGACCGACAATGGTGTGACGTGGGCCGCCGGGACCAGGATCACGGATGGCGGAGACGTAACCTACAGGTTCCCGTCAATCCTGAACCCCATCGGCGATACGGTCATGGTCGAGTACCTCATCGACCAGGTTGCCGGGTATTTCGTGCAGAACGCCGAGGGTGCGGCTACCAACAACCCCGTCGTGGTGCAGAAATGGGAGAACCCCGATGCCGTCGCCGAAGCACCGATCTCCACGCCTCCGGCCCGGATGGAAATCACGGCCGGACCGAACCCGGTGAGGGGTCGAACAGCGATGTCCTATGCTCTGCCGCGGTCCGGCGACATGTCGCTGGTCGTGTACGACGCCACTGGACGTCCGGTCCAGACGCTCGCCTCCGGGTCCCGTCCGGCCGGGCGCTACACGGCGACCTGGGATGCACGCGACGCTGCCGCCGGCATCTACTTCTGCACGTTGGAAAGCGGGGGAAGCAGTACCAGCCGAAAGCTGGTGCGGGTCGACTAG
- a CDS encoding T9SS type A sorting domain-containing protein: protein MFRNAGLDIMTGRGGRMSFGLRLSAAVTAGLCLLVSTASADWHQLNSGTAAELMSVHFPEGTLVGYAVGTDQAGGAAILKTTDGGGTWTQQFAPIVNGLNSVYFTSDDNGYAVGIAGAGIRTTDGGATWWNMTIPGTDVLNYVSFPDNGQTGYIGVYPRHQAGKVIKSTDGGSNWFEVSVGGPMSWSISCGMVTDNIGVAVGKEGMVYGTSGTAQDPQTTADIVAAAFSRADPNKGYLIGNDSTGGVIRCTDDGGATPWDSVRCLPITAWYGVDVPTAEVAYVCGVGGRIDRSYSDTVFYGTATKVTADIHGVCFPNGADTGYAVGVNGTILRTYDGGFPWLPSLAEGRGPARAWAGIRVLSNPSRHGISFHADADAAVTVFDAMGRVVVRRPVANGAGSIPVSKAGVYMVRLANGDFSTTQKLVVED from the coding sequence GTGTTCCGCAATGCCGGTTTGGATATCATGACAGGTAGAGGAGGAAGGATGAGTTTCGGACTTCGTCTCAGTGCAGCGGTGACGGCAGGTCTGTGTTTGTTGGTCTCTACGGCCTCGGCCGATTGGCATCAACTCAACTCGGGTACAGCGGCCGAACTGATGTCGGTTCACTTTCCCGAGGGTACGCTGGTTGGCTACGCGGTTGGGACTGACCAGGCCGGCGGCGCTGCCATCCTGAAGACCACGGATGGCGGCGGAACCTGGACCCAGCAGTTTGCGCCCATCGTGAACGGACTCAACTCAGTCTATTTCACCAGCGACGACAACGGCTATGCCGTCGGCATCGCGGGAGCGGGAATCAGGACCACTGACGGCGGAGCCACCTGGTGGAATATGACGATTCCGGGCACCGACGTATTGAACTACGTCTCGTTCCCGGACAACGGCCAGACAGGCTACATCGGCGTCTACCCCCGCCACCAGGCCGGCAAGGTCATCAAGAGCACTGACGGCGGGAGCAACTGGTTCGAAGTAAGCGTGGGCGGTCCGATGAGTTGGTCCATCAGTTGTGGCATGGTGACTGACAACATCGGCGTGGCTGTCGGCAAAGAGGGTATGGTCTATGGCACCTCAGGTACAGCTCAGGATCCCCAGACGACAGCGGACATTGTGGCCGCAGCTTTCTCGCGTGCCGATCCGAACAAGGGCTATCTCATCGGCAATGACTCGACTGGCGGTGTCATTCGGTGCACGGATGATGGAGGCGCGACCCCGTGGGACAGTGTGCGGTGCCTTCCCATCACCGCCTGGTATGGGGTCGACGTGCCCACTGCGGAAGTCGCGTATGTCTGCGGCGTCGGTGGACGCATCGACAGGTCTTACAGCGACACCGTTTTCTATGGGACGGCTACGAAAGTCACCGCCGACATCCACGGCGTCTGCTTTCCCAACGGCGCCGACACCGGCTATGCGGTCGGCGTGAACGGCACGATTCTTCGAACCTATGATGGCGGATTTCCCTGGCTTCCGTCCCTGGCCGAGGGGAGAGGCCCGGCTAGGGCATGGGCCGGAATCCGCGTCCTGTCCAATCCATCCCGGCACGGTATCTCGTTCCACGCCGACGCAGACGCGGCCGTCACCGTATTTGATGCCATGGGCCGGGTTGTCGTGAGGCGGCCTGTGGCCAACGGCGCCGGCTCCATACCGGTTTCCAAGGCCGGGGTATATATGGTGAGGCTTGCGAACGGGGACTTCAGCACGACACAGAAGTTGGTTGTCGAGGACTGA
- a CDS encoding T9SS type A sorting domain-containing protein: MNSGFRRVSAVMAGLVLSVSIALAGWEQLTSGTTADLYSVHFPQGTQVGYVVGDSGTILKTTDGGTTWSMGSPGTDKLLHAVYFLNDSNGFAVGAGGTVIRSGQGGAEWTTMAVTDTDMFNYVQFPQNSQIGYIGVHPVAGGGKVLRTTDGGDTWASIAVGSPTDTSISVGMATDLIGVAVGSNGFVYGTTDGFGTGAIQGPQTTADLIAVAFSAADKNKGYLIGNDSTQGIIRYTDDGGAELWDSVTVTNPVVTALYGVDIPASNIAYFCGTDGYIGKTRSPTHVERTDVPSGVTATLYDLCFPNGADTGFVVGAHGVILRTYNGGDYGAIAETETPAADWSGIRIVSNPSRYGITLHADVDVDVVVFDAVGRAVASRALTRGLNFLPLSKAGVYMVRLTTEGCSMTQKLVVEH, translated from the coding sequence ATGAATAGCGGCTTTCGGCGCGTTTCTGCAGTGATGGCTGGCCTGGTGTTGTCGGTCTCGATAGCCCTGGCCGGGTGGGAACAACTGACATCAGGAACAACGGCTGATTTGTATTCGGTTCATTTTCCTCAGGGTACGCAGGTAGGTTACGTGGTCGGCGATTCAGGCACTATTCTGAAGACCACTGACGGCGGCACGACCTGGAGTATGGGGTCACCAGGTACCGACAAGCTGTTGCACGCGGTCTACTTCTTGAACGACTCGAACGGGTTCGCCGTCGGCGCGGGGGGAACGGTGATTCGGTCTGGCCAAGGCGGAGCAGAATGGACCACGATGGCCGTTACCGATACGGACATGTTCAACTACGTGCAGTTTCCCCAGAATAGTCAGATCGGCTACATCGGCGTGCATCCCGTAGCCGGCGGCGGCAAGGTGCTCAGAACTACAGATGGTGGAGACACCTGGGCTTCGATTGCCGTGGGCTCTCCAACTGACACGTCCATCAGTGTCGGGATGGCTACCGATCTCATCGGCGTGGCCGTGGGCAGCAACGGTTTCGTCTACGGGACAACGGATGGATTTGGCACCGGCGCCATTCAGGGTCCCCAGACGACAGCGGACCTGATTGCCGTGGCGTTCTCTGCCGCTGATAAGAACAAGGGCTATCTCATCGGGAATGACTCAACGCAAGGGATCATTCGGTACACGGATGACGGCGGCGCAGAACTGTGGGACAGCGTGACTGTGACAAACCCAGTGGTCACAGCCCTCTACGGAGTCGACATCCCCGCCTCCAACATCGCTTACTTCTGCGGCACCGATGGGTACATCGGCAAGACGCGCAGTCCCACTCATGTCGAGAGGACAGACGTACCTTCGGGAGTCACTGCTACTCTGTACGACTTGTGCTTCCCTAATGGCGCGGACACAGGATTCGTGGTTGGGGCCCATGGGGTGATTCTGAGAACTTACAACGGCGGCGACTACGGCGCGATAGCTGAGACAGAAACCCCTGCAGCCGATTGGTCAGGAATCCGCATCGTCTCCAACCCGTCCCGGTACGGGATCACATTACACGCGGATGTCGATGTTGATGTCGTGGTGTTTGATGCTGTGGGCAGAGCGGTTGCGAGCAGGGCCTTGACGAGAGGTCTGAACTTCCTGCCGTTGTCCAAGGCAGGTGTGTACATGGTCCGGCTCACGACCGAGGGCTGCAGCATGACGCAGAAGCTGGTGGTAGAACACTAG